In the genome of Ignavibacteriales bacterium, one region contains:
- a CDS encoding NADH-quinone oxidoreductase subunit J → MNLEFILFILFSSIAAVTAVLMITRNNPVIAALFLILNFASLAGLYLLLNAQFMAVVQVIVYAGAIMVLFLFVLMLLRPEHEKNFMASNPAIKIFSYIIAGVVFVQLAYMIFFSKPSTGLSPNEQMSINAGTVEQIGLEMFTNYVLPFEAAGFLLLAAAIGALVLAKKKFE, encoded by the coding sequence ATGAATTTAGAATTTATACTTTTTATACTTTTTTCAAGCATCGCAGCAGTAACCGCGGTATTGATGATAACACGAAATAATCCTGTAATCGCAGCATTGTTTTTGATTTTGAACTTTGCATCTCTTGCAGGTTTGTATCTTTTGCTAAACGCACAATTTATGGCGGTTGTGCAGGTGATTGTTTATGCCGGCGCAATTATGGTTTTATTTTTATTTGTTCTGATGCTGCTGAGACCGGAACACGAAAAAAACTTTATGGCTTCAAATCCTGCGATAAAAATTTTTTCATATATAATTGCCGGAGTTGTGTTCGTTCAGCTTGCTTACATGATTTTCTTTTCAAAACCATCAACAGGTTTATCACCAAATGAACAAATGAGTATTAATGCAGGAACTGTTGAACAGATTGGTCTGGAAATGTTTACTAATTATGTTCTTCCGTTTGAGGCTGCAGGATTTTTATTACTCGCCGCTGCAATCGGCGCACTCGTTTTAGCTAAAAAGAAATTTGAATAA
- the nuoL gene encoding NADH-quinone oxidoreductase subunit L, translating to MIQLIYLTVLLPLIGFLINGIFGRKIKNEKLIGAIGSGVIGLSFLVTVFAFFETLALPVDQRKNIVTLFEWMNVGGLNVGFSYQVDQLSLVMALIVTGVGFIIHVYSIGYMHGDKSFWRFFAYLNLFIFAMMNLILGDNFVLLFLGWEGVGLCSYLLIGFWYDRKFEKGTTGDAAKKAFVVNRIGDFGFLLGMFLIYMTFGSLNFDEVFSRAATFSVKESVFGFIALFLFIGATGKSAQIPLFVWLPDAMAGPTPVSALIHAATMVTAGVYMVARCSIIFASAPAILTVIAVIGALTAIFAATIGLVQNDIKKVLAYSTVSQLGYMFLALGVGAFDAGIFHVMTHAFFKALLFLGAGSVIHAMHEEQDIQNYGGLKKYMPRTYLTFFIAALAISGIPPLSGFFSKDEILWFSFANGGFLVWLIGAVTALLTAFYMFRLYFLTFEGKERFGHNKHPHESPAVMTVPLIILAVLSVIGGFIGIPEVFSGEHGNLFHSWLAPVFAPAELKLSFYGSHTHFQEILLMVISVAVAATGILGARYIYLKKPSIAVSVSTRFKKAYNLLWNKYFVDGTYDNVIVNPIVKVSDKFLWKINDAKIIDGTINGSAKLIDKISGQIRKLQTGVAQFYALIMILGIVLSLFWIITSL from the coding sequence ATGATTCAACTAATTTATCTCACAGTTCTTCTACCATTAATCGGTTTTTTGATTAATGGAATCTTCGGAAGAAAAATTAAAAACGAGAAGTTAATCGGTGCTATCGGCAGCGGCGTAATAGGGTTATCTTTCCTTGTAACCGTTTTTGCATTTTTTGAAACACTTGCATTACCCGTTGATCAAAGAAAAAATATCGTCACTCTTTTTGAATGGATGAATGTCGGTGGATTGAATGTTGGATTCTCATACCAGGTTGATCAACTTTCTCTTGTAATGGCTTTGATCGTTACTGGTGTTGGATTTATCATTCATGTTTATTCAATAGGATATATGCATGGTGATAAAAGTTTCTGGAGATTTTTTGCTTACCTGAACCTGTTCATCTTTGCAATGATGAACCTTATTCTCGGCGATAACTTTGTTTTACTATTTCTCGGCTGGGAAGGTGTTGGACTTTGTTCATACCTGTTAATCGGTTTTTGGTACGACAGGAAATTTGAAAAAGGTACAACCGGTGATGCGGCTAAAAAAGCTTTTGTCGTAAACAGGATAGGGGACTTCGGATTTTTACTCGGAATGTTTTTGATCTATATGACATTTGGCAGTTTAAATTTTGATGAAGTCTTTTCAAGGGCTGCAACATTCTCAGTTAAAGAATCAGTATTCGGATTCATCGCATTGTTCCTTTTCATAGGTGCAACAGGTAAGTCCGCTCAAATACCATTATTTGTTTGGTTACCGGATGCAATGGCTGGTCCGACTCCTGTTTCGGCATTGATACATGCTGCAACAATGGTTACTGCAGGAGTGTATATGGTAGCGAGATGTTCGATCATCTTTGCTTCTGCTCCGGCGATATTAACTGTCATTGCTGTTATCGGTGCACTAACCGCAATCTTTGCCGCAACTATCGGACTTGTTCAAAATGACATTAAAAAAGTTTTAGCGTATTCAACTGTAAGTCAGTTGGGGTATATGTTCCTTGCACTTGGTGTAGGTGCATTTGATGCAGGAATTTTTCACGTTATGACTCACGCTTTCTTCAAAGCACTTTTATTTCTTGGCGCAGGCTCAGTTATACACGCAATGCACGAAGAACAGGATATTCAAAACTACGGCGGATTAAAAAAATATATGCCGAGAACATATCTCACATTTTTCATTGCGGCATTAGCAATATCAGGTATTCCTCCGCTGTCAGGATTTTTTAGTAAAGATGAAATACTCTGGTTCTCATTTGCAAACGGCGGATTTTTAGTCTGGTTGATCGGAGCGGTGACAGCATTGTTAACAGCATTTTATATGTTCAGATTATACTTCCTTACATTTGAAGGAAAAGAAAGATTCGGACATAACAAACATCCGCACGAATCACCTGCAGTTATGACTGTTCCATTAATTATACTTGCAGTGTTGTCAGTTATTGGTGGATTCATCGGCATTCCTGAAGTTTTTTCCGGTGAACATGGAAATTTATTTCATAGCTGGTTAGCTCCCGTATTCGCACCTGCTGAATTGAAATTATCTTTTTACGGATCACACACACATTTCCAGGAAATATTATTAATGGTTATTTCTGTAGCGGTTGCTGCAACAGGAATTTTAGGTGCGCGTTATATCTATTTAAAGAAACCATCAATTGCTGTGTCAGTATCTACAAGATTTAAGAAAGCATACAACCTTCTATGGAACAAATATTTTGTCGATGGAACTTATGACAATGTAATTGTAAACCCGATTGTTAAAGTGTCGGATAAATTCTTATGGAAAATTAATGACGCAAAAATAATTGATGGAACCATAAACGGTTCAGCAAAACTTATTGATAAAATTTCAGGTCAGATTAGAAAATTACAAACCGGTGTTGCACAATTTTATGCCCTGATTATGATACTTGGCATTGTGTTATCATTATTCTGGATTATTACAAGTTTATAA
- a CDS encoding NADH-quinone oxidoreductase subunit M — translation MENNYLLSLLILIPLIGGVFLLFFKQGNDKAIKYFGLIVSLLVFVVSLIVFAGFDQNLSEFQFIEKFDWIKNLNISYHVGIDGMSLLLVLLTTFITPLTLISSWSSINKKVKEFTFFMLMLEVGMLGVFLSLDLFLFYIFWEAMLIPMYFIIGIWGGEQRIYASIKFFIYTMFGSLLMLVAIIWLAVYASTPLGHFSTNLLELYSVGPTVQREIQNYMFLAFAFSFAIKVPLFPLHTWLPDAHVQAPTAGSVILAGVLLKMGTYGLLRFCLPLFPQAAVHYAPVISVLAVIGIIYGALVAMVQKDMKKLVAYSSVAHLGFVVLGIFAVTQESIQGAIIQMINHGLSTGALFLLVGVIYERTHSREISDYGGIAKIVPVYSFALLFASLSSVGLPGLNGFVGEFLILLGSFKSPVLNSWWFTVFAASGVIFAAVYLLWMYQRVVFGEVRHEKLNSLKDMNSREIFVLVPIFIFIVWIGIYPSTFLNISDKTTANIIKQVNTPAKLNLKQVIDNAK, via the coding sequence ATGGAAAATAATTACCTGCTGAGTTTACTTATTCTTATTCCGCTTATTGGCGGAGTATTTCTTTTATTCTTTAAACAAGGAAACGACAAAGCCATTAAATATTTTGGACTTATTGTTTCACTACTTGTATTTGTTGTTTCGCTGATTGTTTTTGCAGGATTCGATCAAAACTTATCCGAGTTTCAATTCATTGAAAAATTTGACTGGATAAAAAATCTTAACATCAGTTACCATGTTGGTATTGATGGAATGTCACTCCTCTTAGTTTTACTGACAACTTTCATTACACCGCTTACACTTATTTCAAGCTGGTCAAGTATAAATAAAAAAGTAAAAGAATTTACATTCTTTATGCTAATGCTTGAAGTAGGTATGCTTGGAGTTTTTCTTTCACTCGACTTATTTCTCTTTTACATTTTCTGGGAAGCAATGCTTATCCCGATGTATTTCATTATAGGAATATGGGGCGGGGAACAACGTATCTATGCTTCAATTAAGTTTTTTATTTATACAATGTTCGGCAGCTTGCTGATGCTTGTCGCTATTATATGGCTGGCAGTTTATGCATCGACTCCGCTCGGACATTTTTCAACAAACTTGCTTGAGTTATATAGCGTAGGACCAACTGTACAGAGAGAAATTCAAAATTACATGTTCCTTGCATTTGCATTCAGCTTTGCGATTAAAGTTCCGCTGTTTCCATTACACACCTGGTTACCGGATGCACACGTTCAAGCACCAACAGCAGGCAGCGTTATTCTTGCAGGGGTGTTACTTAAAATGGGAACTTATGGTTTACTAAGATTTTGTCTTCCATTATTTCCGCAAGCAGCAGTTCATTACGCTCCTGTAATTTCAGTTCTTGCAGTGATTGGAATTATTTATGGCGCATTAGTCGCAATGGTACAAAAGGATATGAAAAAATTAGTCGCATATTCTTCTGTGGCTCACCTTGGATTTGTTGTGTTAGGAATTTTTGCAGTTACACAGGAATCGATTCAAGGCGCGATAATTCAAATGATCAATCATGGATTATCAACAGGCGCGCTCTTCCTTTTGGTCGGAGTTATTTATGAACGAACACACTCAAGAGAAATTTCTGACTACGGCGGTATTGCGAAAATAGTTCCCGTTTATTCATTCGCACTTTTGTTTGCATCGTTATCATCAGTTGGTTTGCCGGGATTGAATGGATTTGTCGGTGAGTTTTTAATTTTGTTAGGTTCATTTAAATCGCCCGTATTGAATAGCTGGTGGTTCACAGTATTTGCTGCTTCTGGTGTTATCTTCGCCGCTGTTTATTTATTGTGGATGTATCAACGTGTTGTATTCGGTGAAGTAAGACATGAAAAACTCAATTCATTAAAGGATATGAACAGCAGGGAAATATTTGTTCTTGTTCCGATATTTATTTTTATAGTATGGATAGGAATTTATCCATCAACCTTCCTTAATATTTCAGATAAAACAACAGCCAACATCATTAAACAGGTTAATACTCCTGCAAAGCTGAATTTAAAACAGGTTATTGATAATGCTAAATAA
- a CDS encoding cation transporter produces the protein MQRFLKGLRTVLVGIIINMLLAAIKIISGIIGNSYALIADGIESTTDIFSSLVVWGGLKIASKPADDNHPYGHGKAESLSAIVVSMALLMAALIICIQSVREIITPHHAPASFTLFILVGVIVTKELLFRFVLDVSKEINSTSMKVDAWHHRSDAITSAAAFVGILIALLGGEGYESADDFAALLASCIIGFNGVRLFKTAMHDIMDTAASTEFENRIRNISKSTEGVLDIEKCFIRKSGLNYIVDIHVIVNGNLSVYEGHEIGHRLKDKLCTSNLSISNVMVHIEPGSANL, from the coding sequence ATGCAAAGGTTTCTTAAAGGATTAAGAACAGTCCTCGTCGGTATAATAATTAATATGCTGCTCGCAGCAATAAAAATTATTTCGGGGATAATCGGGAACTCGTATGCACTTATTGCGGATGGTATTGAATCCACGACGGATATATTCAGTTCATTAGTCGTGTGGGGCGGATTAAAAATTGCATCTAAACCCGCCGATGATAATCATCCTTATGGACATGGTAAAGCTGAATCACTCTCAGCTATTGTTGTTTCAATGGCTTTATTAATGGCAGCGTTGATTATTTGTATCCAGAGCGTCAGGGAAATTATAACACCACATCACGCACCGGCTTCTTTTACATTATTTATTCTAGTTGGTGTTATTGTTACCAAAGAATTGTTATTCAGATTTGTACTTGATGTAAGTAAAGAAATAAACAGCACATCAATGAAGGTTGATGCCTGGCATCATAGGTCTGACGCAATAACATCTGCTGCTGCGTTTGTAGGCATTCTGATTGCTTTACTGGGCGGAGAAGGTTACGAGAGTGCGGATGATTTTGCTGCACTTCTCGCATCATGCATTATAGGTTTTAACGGTGTAAGACTATTTAAAACTGCAATGCACGATATTATGGACACTGCTGCTTCAACAGAATTTGAAAACAGGATAAGAAATATTTCTAAATCCACTGAAGGAGTGCTTGACATTGAAAAGTGTTTTATCAGAAAAAGCGGACTTAACTATATTGTTGATATTCACGTAATTGTTAACGGTAATTTATCTGTATATGAAGGTCATGAAATAGGGCATAGGTTAAAAGATAAGCTCTGCACATCAAATCTATCCATTTCTAATGTGATGGTGCATATCGAACCAGGTAGTGCAAATCTTTAA
- a CDS encoding PAS domain S-box protein, with the protein MKKKDSGKSTQESFLRTLQTRSFAFTNADKVVYSFSHSTKKYDYMSQDILSLTGYSKEEINTLGIKKIIKEIIVDNLDRQEVIDPTSESEAVEDYFAKYLITTKSGELKWVEDNSFTRIDKQGKRINSIGVLRDVTALHKFINQLHEEKNRLDSILEVAEMIFVVIDENEIIHFINRKGSELLGYKKEEILGKRWREFIPKRFYEDLSKLLTDVFSEEIEPIDKIEIPVIKKNGDEKIIKWHNTVLRDEKGKILFNVSSGLDVTLQKRESLIQKVISQILEASNQEGQLEDFLKFIHNSVKELMTAENFYIALFDKEKNMISFPYFIDKYDKDNPPAPFGKGLTEYVLKTGKSALIDKKTDDELCAKGEIELVGTQSPIWLGIPLKTQTATIGVLVVQDYENPNTYGVREKEILEVISYPISRALERKRVEQEKAELIDELKELNASKDKLFSLISHDLRSPFNSLLGFSEILTTEYDTLTNEEIKEYLNVIFESSKNLYGMTNNLLQYSRFQIGRIEFNPVNLNLKKIIADALKLLKGSIIKKQLNIIQNIEVETEVLADADMLNSIIQNLLSNAIKFTNKGGDIKIYAKMIPFFDRAAEIEVTIEDTGIGISKSGLEKIFASQMYSTPGTEREYGTGLGLLLVKEFVEQNGGRIRINSRLHHGTTFTFNLPVSKK; encoded by the coding sequence ATGAAAAAAAAGGATTCAGGGAAAAGTACACAGGAATCATTCCTCAGAACACTTCAGACAAGAAGTTTTGCATTTACCAATGCTGATAAAGTAGTATATAGCTTCAGTCATTCCACAAAAAAGTATGACTACATGAGTCAGGATATACTCTCTTTAACCGGTTATAGCAAAGAAGAGATAAACACACTCGGCATAAAAAAAATTATTAAGGAAATAATTGTTGATAATCTTGACAGGCAGGAAGTAATTGATCCAACATCCGAATCAGAAGCAGTTGAAGATTATTTTGCTAAATACCTTATCACAACAAAATCCGGTGAACTTAAATGGGTTGAGGATAATTCGTTCACAAGGATTGACAAACAGGGTAAGAGAATCAATAGTATAGGCGTTCTTCGTGATGTTACTGCACTTCATAAATTTATTAATCAGCTTCACGAAGAAAAAAACCGGCTTGATTCAATATTAGAAGTAGCTGAAATGATATTCGTTGTGATCGATGAAAATGAGATCATTCATTTTATTAACAGAAAAGGCAGCGAACTTCTTGGTTATAAAAAAGAAGAAATTCTTGGCAAAAGATGGAGAGAGTTTATACCTAAAAGATTTTATGAAGACTTATCAAAACTTCTCACCGACGTATTCTCAGAAGAAATTGAACCTATAGATAAAATTGAAATACCGGTCATCAAAAAAAATGGTGATGAAAAAATTATTAAATGGCATAACACCGTTTTGCGTGATGAGAAAGGTAAAATTCTTTTTAATGTAAGCTCGGGACTTGATGTTACTTTACAGAAACGTGAATCATTAATACAGAAGGTAATATCCCAGATTCTAGAAGCATCAAACCAGGAAGGACAACTTGAGGATTTCCTTAAGTTCATTCATAATTCTGTTAAAGAATTAATGACTGCCGAAAACTTTTACATCGCTCTGTTTGATAAAGAAAAGAATATGATTTCGTTTCCTTATTTCATTGACAAATATGATAAGGACAATCCTCCGGCGCCATTTGGTAAAGGACTAACAGAGTACGTTCTTAAAACAGGCAAGTCGGCACTCATTGATAAAAAAACAGATGACGAACTTTGCGCTAAGGGCGAAATAGAACTGGTTGGAACACAATCACCGATATGGCTTGGTATCCCTTTAAAAACTCAGACCGCCACCATCGGAGTTCTTGTTGTTCAGGATTATGAAAATCCGAATACTTATGGAGTTCGTGAAAAAGAAATACTTGAAGTGATTTCTTACCCGATATCAAGAGCTCTGGAACGAAAAAGAGTTGAACAGGAAAAAGCCGAACTAATTGATGAACTTAAAGAACTAAACGCGTCAAAGGATAAACTCTTTTCATTGATCTCTCATGATCTCAGAAGTCCGTTTAATTCACTTCTTGGGTTTTCGGAAATATTAACTACTGAATACGATACATTAACGAACGAAGAAATAAAAGAGTATCTGAATGTGATTTTTGAGTCATCAAAAAATCTTTATGGTATGACCAATAACTTGCTTCAGTATTCAAGATTCCAGATTGGGAGAATTGAGTTTAACCCGGTTAATCTTAATCTCAAAAAAATTATTGCCGACGCTTTGAAACTTTTAAAAGGCAGCATTATTAAAAAACAACTAAACATTATTCAGAATATTGAAGTTGAAACAGAAGTGCTAGCTGACGCTGATATGCTGAATTCAATTATTCAGAACCTGCTCTCAAACGCGATTAAGTTTACCAACAAAGGCGGCGACATAAAAATATATGCAAAGATGATCCCGTTTTTTGACCGTGCTGCTGAAATAGAAGTGACTATTGAAGATACAGGGATTGGAATTAGTAAATCAGGATTGGAAAAAATATTTGCAAGCCAGATGTATTCTACTCCCGGAACTGAGAGAGAATATGGAACCGGATTAGGACTGCTTCTTGTAAAAGAATTTGTCGAACAGAATGGAGGGAGAATCAGGATTAATAGCAGACTGCATCACGGTACTACCTTTACTTTCAATTTACCTGTTTCAAAAAAATAA
- the nuoK gene encoding NADH-quinone oxidoreductase subunit NuoK — protein MSVPIEYYLILSAFMFVCGVAGVLTRRNAIIVFMSIELMLNSANLTLITFSSYLGNSIGQVFVFFVMTVAAAEAAVGLAIIIAIFRNKLTVNIDEVNILKW, from the coding sequence ATGTCTGTACCAATAGAATACTACCTAATATTAAGTGCATTTATGTTTGTCTGCGGAGTTGCAGGCGTACTAACAAGACGAAATGCTATCATAGTTTTTATGAGTATCGAACTTATGCTTAATTCTGCAAACCTTACATTGATAACGTTCTCTTCATATCTGGGAAATTCGATAGGACAGGTATTCGTATTCTTCGTAATGACTGTAGCTGCCGCTGAAGCTGCTGTAGGTCTGGCAATCATCATCGCCATATTCCGTAACAAGCTTACGGTGAATATCGATGAAGTAAATATTCTTAAATGGTAA
- a CDS encoding ferrous iron transport protein A → MRTAADLNFGERVVIQDIDSNHPSCIRILEIGFTPGQEIELINKSFFNDPLAFSVRGTLIAIRKEEASCIQIS, encoded by the coding sequence ATGAGAACAGCAGCAGATTTAAATTTTGGGGAAAGAGTAGTAATACAGGATATTGACAGTAATCACCCGTCATGTATCCGTATACTTGAGATTGGATTTACTCCCGGTCAGGAAATTGAGCTCATAAACAAATCATTCTTTAACGATCCACTCGCCTTTTCAGTGCGCGGGACTTTGATAGCAATTAGAAAAGAAGAAGCTTCCTGTATCCAAATCTCATGA
- a CDS encoding sodium:proton antiporter encodes MLNNKLTFLFRIFAFLFLFFGSGFAKTTSETNEVVHQLPDTIMVLPFVILLLMIATGPLFYKHFWEHHYPKVAIFLGLITVVYYLFFLKDTHSLVHTLAEYLSFIALLSSLFVASGGILIKVDRKGTPLVNVIILLFGAVLSNFIGTTGASMLLIRPFIKLNKDRIKPYHIIFFIFIVSNIGGALTPIGDPPLFLGFLRGVGFFWVVEHIWFIWLPTVILILMIFYVIDMMNKQSTEESSTYTGKIEFKGLKNIAYLLLIIISVFIDPGIISWVPSLAPLPFGIREIIMFSIVFISFKTADKEVLKANEFDFEPIKEVAYLFIGIFATMIPALQLIAHEANVYGTQLTPGIFYWATGVLSGLLDNAPTYLNFLSAAMGKFNLDVNDKMQVLQFEVDHAIYLVAISVAAVFFGAMSYIGNGPNFMVKSICERAGIKMPSFFGYIIKYSVPILLPVFAIVWYIFINGKV; translated from the coding sequence ATGCTAAATAACAAGCTAACATTTTTATTCAGAATATTTGCATTCCTGTTTTTATTTTTCGGGAGTGGATTTGCCAAAACAACTTCTGAAACAAATGAAGTTGTTCATCAGCTTCCTGATACAATAATGGTTTTGCCATTTGTAATTCTACTGTTGATGATTGCAACCGGTCCGCTTTTTTATAAACACTTTTGGGAGCATCATTATCCCAAAGTCGCAATCTTTTTGGGACTTATAACTGTTGTTTACTACCTGTTTTTTTTGAAAGACACACACAGCCTTGTTCACACACTCGCTGAGTATTTATCATTCATTGCTTTACTAAGTTCGCTGTTCGTAGCTTCCGGCGGAATACTTATAAAAGTTGACAGAAAAGGAACACCTTTAGTTAATGTTATAATTCTTTTGTTCGGTGCTGTCCTTTCAAACTTTATCGGAACAACCGGTGCATCGATGTTATTGATACGACCATTTATCAAACTGAATAAGGATAGAATAAAACCATATCACATTATCTTTTTTATTTTTATTGTATCAAACATTGGCGGCGCTCTTACGCCAATCGGTGATCCGCCTTTATTTCTTGGATTTTTACGCGGCGTTGGTTTCTTCTGGGTAGTTGAACATATCTGGTTTATTTGGCTGCCGACTGTAATTCTTATCCTTATGATTTTTTATGTGATTGATATGATGAACAAACAATCAACTGAAGAATCATCAACTTATACCGGGAAGATTGAATTTAAAGGATTAAAAAATATTGCTTACCTGTTATTAATAATCATATCAGTTTTTATTGATCCGGGAATTATTTCGTGGGTTCCTTCTCTCGCTCCATTACCATTTGGGATAAGAGAAATAATAATGTTCAGTATAGTTTTTATCTCATTTAAAACTGCTGACAAGGAAGTACTAAAAGCGAACGAATTTGATTTCGAACCGATAAAAGAAGTAGCATACCTTTTTATAGGAATTTTTGCAACGATGATCCCCGCACTGCAGCTTATTGCGCACGAAGCTAATGTTTATGGTACACAGCTAACTCCCGGAATTTTTTATTGGGCAACCGGTGTTTTATCAGGACTGCTTGATAACGCTCCGACATATTTAAACTTTTTAAGTGCAGCCATGGGTAAATTTAATCTTGATGTGAACGATAAAATGCAGGTGCTTCAGTTTGAAGTTGATCATGCAATTTACCTGGTAGCAATATCGGTTGCGGCAGTATTTTTTGGTGCTATGTCATACATCGGTAATGGTCCGAACTTTATGGTAAAATCCATTTGCGAAAGAGCCGGAATTAAGATGCCGAGTTTCTTCGGATATATTATTAAATATTCTGTACCCATATTATTACCAGTTTTTGCAATTGTATGGTACATCTTCATAAATGGTAAGGTGTAA
- the asnS gene encoding asparagine--tRNA ligase, producing MQNISIKDLSKYVGQEITLKGWLYNKRSSGKLHFLILRDGTGYLQCIYFKGNVSEEVFTTAGRIGQETSIEVTGKIKEEPRAPGGYEMDATGLTVIGEAHEYPITPKDHGIEFLMDNRHLWLRSSKQVAILHIRHRIIKAIRDFFDNRGFTLMDPPILTPNAVEGTSTLFETPYFDLGKAYLTQSGQLYAEAGAMALGKVYTFGPTFRAEKSKTRRHLTEFWMVEPEVAFNDLNDNMDLAEEFLEYIVQTILTEKSEELKVLERDITKLQNVKRPFPRISYDEAVEILKKNDIPFEYGNDLGATDETVISNQYDRPVMVHRYPAAVKAFYMKRDPEKPQFALAVDVLASEGYGEIIGGSQREDNLDLLLERIKEHNLPQQAFEWYLDLRRFGSVPHAGFGLGLERTVSWICGLDHLREAIPFPRLIYRNTP from the coding sequence ATGCAGAACATTTCAATAAAAGATTTATCAAAGTATGTCGGACAGGAAATAACCCTCAAAGGCTGGTTATACAACAAAAGATCAAGCGGTAAACTTCATTTTTTAATCTTACGGGATGGAACAGGTTATCTTCAGTGCATTTACTTTAAAGGAAATGTAAGTGAAGAAGTTTTTACAACCGCGGGTCGTATCGGTCAGGAAACTTCAATCGAAGTTACCGGAAAAATAAAAGAAGAACCCCGCGCTCCAGGTGGTTACGAAATGGATGCAACTGGATTAACAGTAATAGGTGAAGCACACGAATATCCGATTACACCTAAAGATCATGGAATAGAGTTTTTGATGGATAACCGCCACTTATGGCTTCGCTCAAGTAAACAGGTTGCAATACTCCACATTCGACACAGAATTATAAAAGCGATAAGAGATTTTTTTGATAACCGTGGATTCACATTAATGGATCCTCCGATCCTTACTCCAAACGCGGTCGAAGGAACATCTACTCTATTTGAGACTCCTTATTTTGATTTAGGTAAAGCATATTTAACACAATCAGGTCAGTTATATGCTGAGGCAGGTGCAATGGCGCTTGGTAAAGTATACACATTTGGTCCAACATTCAGAGCAGAAAAATCAAAAACACGAAGACACTTAACCGAGTTCTGGATGGTTGAACCTGAAGTAGCTTTCAATGATCTCAATGATAATATGGATCTCGCAGAAGAATTTCTTGAGTATATAGTTCAGACAATTCTGACGGAGAAATCGGAAGAGTTAAAAGTTTTAGAAAGAGACATCACAAAACTGCAGAATGTTAAAAGACCATTCCCCAGAATATCTTATGATGAAGCAGTTGAGATATTGAAGAAGAATGATATTCCTTTTGAATATGGAAATGATCTTGGCGCAACAGATGAAACAGTTATTTCAAATCAGTATGATAGACCTGTAATGGTTCATCGTTATCCGGCAGCAGTAAAAGCATTCTACATGAAACGTGATCCTGAAAAACCACAGTTTGCCCTTGCCGTTGATGTGCTCGCATCTGAAGGTTACGGTGAAATAATTGGCGGAAGTCAGCGTGAAGATAATCTTGATTTACTCCTTGAAAGAATAAAAGAACACAATCTTCCACAACAGGCATTTGAATGGTATCTTGATCTGAGAAGGTTCGGCTCTGTCCCTCATGCAGGGTTTGGACTTGGACTTGAAAGAACTGTAAGCTGGATTTGCGGACTTGATCATCTGCGTGAAGCGATCCCTTTTCCAAGATTGATTTATCGTAACACTCCTTAA